In a single window of the Pseudogemmatithrix spongiicola genome:
- a CDS encoding glycosyltransferase family 2 protein, with the protein MSQPSDSSPRFTVIIPTKDRADYLAQTLRTCAMQEYDNLHVVVADDGSTDHTRDVVEDAARRDPRIRYASQGRNVGMLENFEFALRQAEPGYVLALGGDDGLLPRAIEGMHERLRASGQGLLAWSVPIFFYAGSRAPTGLLVLQLEGTRLAHQDREIDATEFLARQARELHYAADNESPMIYVKGVASTTLIDRVRARTPGGRFWSCSTPDGYSGIVLAGEVERYAFSGTPFTLHGVSPSSQGLNYQTAGEKAKQQSEAFFRSAAGRPMHPWLASQPYSPLLALMTADFLKTAQDLPGWPGRVPPIDIWKVLTQSVAEMQDGQFAVERMGRELGILLAIAEHHGLGARFRAHVAKQRKNRRKPLEGNALSPRRLYLDAALLGARTVYDAAHATHTLHAMSAGIGLGTLGGALMNSLRYRTLSFRPGDAFPPVAEWRVEN; encoded by the coding sequence ATGTCGCAGCCTTCGGATTCCTCGCCGCGGTTCACGGTCATCATCCCCACGAAGGACCGCGCGGATTACTTGGCGCAGACGCTGCGCACCTGCGCGATGCAGGAGTACGACAACCTGCACGTCGTCGTGGCCGATGACGGCAGCACGGACCACACGCGCGACGTGGTCGAGGATGCCGCGCGGCGCGACCCGCGGATCCGCTATGCGAGCCAGGGGCGGAACGTCGGCATGCTCGAGAACTTCGAGTTCGCCCTGCGGCAGGCCGAACCGGGCTACGTCCTTGCGCTGGGCGGGGACGATGGGCTGCTGCCGCGCGCCATCGAGGGCATGCACGAGCGCCTGCGCGCCTCGGGGCAGGGCCTGCTCGCCTGGTCGGTGCCGATCTTCTTCTACGCCGGCAGTCGGGCGCCCACGGGCCTCCTGGTGTTGCAGCTCGAAGGCACTCGTCTCGCGCACCAGGATCGCGAGATCGACGCGACGGAGTTTCTCGCGCGGCAGGCCCGGGAGCTGCACTATGCGGCGGACAATGAATCGCCCATGATCTACGTGAAGGGTGTAGCGTCGACGACGCTGATCGACCGGGTGCGCGCGCGCACCCCGGGTGGACGATTCTGGTCCTGCTCGACGCCCGACGGGTATAGTGGCATCGTGCTCGCCGGAGAGGTCGAGCGCTACGCCTTCTCCGGGACGCCCTTCACGCTGCACGGCGTGTCGCCGAGTTCGCAGGGCCTCAACTACCAGACGGCGGGCGAGAAGGCGAAACAACAGAGTGAGGCGTTCTTCCGCAGCGCGGCGGGCCGCCCGATGCATCCCTGGTTGGCCAGCCAGCCCTACTCGCCGTTGCTCGCCCTCATGACGGCCGACTTCCTGAAGACCGCGCAGGACTTGCCGGGTTGGCCTGGCCGCGTGCCGCCGATCGACATCTGGAAGGTGCTCACGCAGTCGGTGGCGGAAATGCAGGACGGACAGTTCGCCGTGGAACGCATGGGTCGCGAGCTGGGGATCCTCCTTGCCATCGCCGAGCATCACGGACTTGGCGCGCGCTTCCGCGCGCACGTGGCGAAGCAGCGCAAGAACCGGCGCAAGCCGCTCGAGGGCAATGCGCTGAGTCCGCGTCGCCTCTACCTCGATGCCGCGCTCCTCGGCGCGCGCACGGTGTACGACGCGGCGCACGCCACCCATACGCTGCATGCGATGTCGGCCGGCATAGGGCTGGGCACGCTGGGCGGCGCGCTCATGAACTCATTGCGCTACCGCACGCTGTCGTTCCGTCCCGGCGATGCCTTCCCGCCCGTCGCCGAATGGCGCGTGGAGAATTGA
- a CDS encoding lipopolysaccharide biosynthesis protein: MTSRGALAGVSWNLIAGATAGASIVFATPWYVRALGLEGFGVVGLWLTLQLLVGFLDLGFGAALMRRLAAQADGPEETARQVATARSLESVVLFVAVGIAVALLLGARPLLDQWLRWSVPADSPLVLALRLMGLSIALQFPSLLYTSGLLGLHRHKAVSLLQGGGALLRHGGGVAVVLGGGGLVGFFALQAVVSFAQTAAARLAFRGALGQGWRGVGWVDMAALREVRSYSAGMALTSLAAVALGNADRLLASRMLSAEAFGGYAIAFTAAGLLQLGIQPFYRTYFPRFTRAVSAADPAGIVSEYFAGSRLLSHVLVPIGVTVLWFAPDILTAWVGRAEPEQVGVLRWLTVGVAMAGLGWLPAALQQAHGWTQLHFGMMLAALGLGTLAAWAAFPSLGAQAATLVWLVHGGLGLSVELALMHRRILRGWLLRWYRVVLLTPLLVALPVVALVYALRPDPTGRVTAALWPALALGLGWAATLLLARRVPVPSVSPSAS; this comes from the coding sequence GTGACCTCTCGCGGCGCGCTGGCCGGTGTCAGCTGGAACCTCATCGCCGGCGCGACGGCCGGTGCGTCCATCGTCTTCGCGACGCCGTGGTACGTCCGCGCGCTCGGCCTCGAAGGCTTTGGCGTCGTGGGGCTCTGGCTGACCCTGCAGCTGCTGGTGGGGTTCCTTGACCTCGGCTTCGGCGCTGCGCTGATGCGTCGCTTGGCCGCGCAGGCGGACGGGCCAGAGGAGACCGCGCGCCAGGTGGCCACCGCGCGCTCGCTCGAGAGCGTGGTGCTGTTCGTGGCGGTGGGCATCGCGGTGGCTCTCCTGCTCGGGGCGCGGCCCCTGCTCGACCAGTGGCTGCGCTGGTCGGTGCCCGCGGACTCACCGCTGGTGCTGGCCCTGCGGCTCATGGGCCTGAGCATCGCGTTGCAGTTTCCCTCGCTGCTGTACACCAGCGGTCTGCTCGGCCTGCACCGGCACAAAGCGGTGTCGCTGCTGCAGGGGGGCGGGGCGCTGCTGCGGCACGGCGGTGGTGTGGCCGTCGTGCTGGGCGGCGGCGGCCTGGTGGGCTTCTTCGCGCTGCAGGCGGTGGTGTCCTTCGCCCAGACGGCGGCGGCGCGGCTGGCCTTCCGTGGCGCGCTCGGCCAGGGCTGGCGGGGCGTGGGCTGGGTCGACATGGCGGCGCTGCGTGAGGTGCGGAGTTACTCGGCCGGCATGGCCCTCACCTCGCTGGCGGCCGTCGCGTTGGGCAACGCGGACCGCCTGCTGGCGAGCCGCATGCTGAGTGCGGAGGCCTTTGGCGGCTACGCCATCGCCTTCACGGCCGCCGGGCTGCTTCAACTCGGCATCCAGCCCTTCTACCGCACGTACTTCCCGCGCTTCACGCGCGCGGTGTCGGCGGCTGACCCCGCCGGCATCGTGTCGGAGTACTTCGCGGGCTCGCGACTGCTGAGTCACGTGCTCGTGCCGATCGGCGTCACGGTGCTGTGGTTCGCGCCGGACATCCTGACGGCCTGGGTGGGTCGCGCCGAGCCGGAGCAGGTGGGAGTGCTGCGTTGGCTCACCGTGGGCGTGGCGATGGCGGGCCTGGGCTGGTTGCCGGCGGCGCTGCAGCAGGCGCACGGGTGGACGCAGCTGCACTTTGGCATGATGCTCGCGGCGTTGGGGCTGGGCACGCTGGCGGCTTGGGCCGCCTTCCCGAGTCTCGGCGCGCAAGCGGCGACCCTCGTCTGGCTGGTGCACGGCGGTCTCGGGCTCAGCGTTGAGCTGGCACTCATGCACCGACGCATTTTGCGCGGCTGGCTGCTGCGGTGGTACCGTGTCGTGCTGCTGACGCCGCTGCTCGTGGCGCTGCCGGTGGTTGCGCTTGTGTACGCGTTGCGGCCCGATCCCACGGGTCGCGTCACGGCCGCCCTGTGGCCGGCGCTCGCGTTGGGGCTCGGCTGGGCGGCGACGCTCTTGCTCGCGCGCCGCGTTCCGGTCCCATCCGTGTCTCCTTCCGCTTCCTAA
- the wecB gene encoding non-hydrolyzing UDP-N-acetylglucosamine 2-epimerase has translation MRKVLTLVGTRPELIKMSRVIAELDVATQHVLVHSGQNFDFELNEVFFRDLGVRKPDHFLAAAGATPIETIAQVLVRLDAILEQERPEALLLYGDTNTTIGVIAAKRRKIPVFHMEAGNRCFDQRVPEELNRKVVDHLSDINLVLSEHARRYLIAEGLRPETVMKTGSHLPEVLAHAMPGIAASDVLTRLGLDKGRYFVVSAHREETVDRPERLRELLEALQALHARWGFPVVVSTHPRTRKRLEAAGLDISNDKIRFLPPFGYFDYIRLQRDSFCVVSDSGTITEEASILGFPAVTTRDAHERPEGMDVGAVIMCGTAPAAVVDAVQVVTSQQPSGTRVIPLVEDYEMRPVSKQVLRIVLSYIDYVRRTVWSEGRG, from the coding sequence ATGCGTAAGGTGCTGACGCTCGTCGGGACGCGGCCCGAGCTGATCAAGATGAGCCGCGTCATCGCCGAGCTGGATGTGGCGACGCAGCATGTGTTGGTACACTCGGGGCAGAACTTCGACTTCGAGCTCAACGAGGTCTTCTTCCGCGACCTCGGCGTGCGCAAGCCCGACCACTTCCTCGCGGCCGCCGGCGCGACGCCGATCGAGACGATCGCGCAGGTGCTCGTGCGCCTCGACGCGATCCTCGAGCAGGAGCGCCCGGAGGCGCTGCTGCTCTACGGCGACACCAATACGACGATCGGCGTCATCGCGGCGAAGCGTCGCAAGATCCCCGTGTTCCACATGGAGGCAGGCAACCGCTGCTTCGACCAGCGCGTGCCGGAAGAGTTGAATCGCAAGGTGGTGGACCACTTGAGCGACATCAACCTCGTGCTCAGCGAGCATGCGCGGCGGTACTTGATCGCCGAGGGTCTGCGGCCGGAGACGGTCATGAAGACCGGCTCGCACCTGCCCGAGGTGCTGGCGCACGCGATGCCGGGCATCGCGGCCTCGGATGTCCTCACGCGCTTGGGGCTGGACAAGGGGCGCTACTTCGTGGTCAGCGCACATCGCGAGGAGACGGTGGACCGCCCGGAGCGGCTGCGCGAGCTTCTCGAGGCGCTGCAGGCACTGCACGCGCGCTGGGGCTTCCCGGTGGTGGTGTCCACGCATCCGCGCACGCGCAAGCGCCTCGAGGCGGCCGGCCTCGACATCAGCAATGACAAGATCCGCTTCCTGCCGCCGTTCGGATACTTCGACTACATCCGGCTCCAACGCGACAGCTTCTGCGTGGTCTCGGACAGCGGCACCATCACCGAAGAGGCGTCGATCCTCGGCTTCCCCGCGGTGACGACGCGGGACGCGCACGAGCGCCCGGAAGGCATGGACGTGGGGGCGGTGATCATGTGCGGCACCGCGCCGGCGGCCGTGGTGGACGCCGTGCAGGTGGTGACCTCGCAGCAGCCGTCCGGCACGCGGGTGATCCCGCTGGTCGAAGACTACGAGATGCGGCCCGTGTCGAAGCAGGTCCTGCGCATCGTGCTGAGCTACATCGACTACGTCCGCCGCACGGTGTGGTCCGAAGGGCGCGGCTGA
- a CDS encoding polysaccharide biosynthesis protein: MFESKRILITGGTGSFGNAVLRRALADGVKEVRVFSRDEKKQEDMRLALNDDRVRFFIGDVREPRSLTGAMTGVELVFSAAALKQVPSCEFYPMEAVRTNILGTENVLDAALAAGVKRVVVLSTDKAVYPINAMGISKAMAEKLVVAKSRVVPEGSTVYCATRYGNVMASRGSVIPLFIKQIKAGEPITVTDPLMTRFLMSLDESVELVGHAFQHGRSGDLFVQKAPASTVGDLAEALMQIFGKRVPLRTIGTRHGEKLHETLVSREERSRSVEEGRYFRISPDDRDLNYKKYFVEGQQEVSALDDYTSANTERLDVAGVVDTLMRLDYVRDELHA, translated from the coding sequence ATGTTCGAATCGAAGCGAATTCTCATCACCGGCGGTACGGGATCGTTCGGCAACGCCGTGCTGCGCCGGGCGCTGGCCGACGGCGTCAAGGAAGTCCGTGTCTTCTCGCGCGACGAGAAGAAGCAGGAGGACATGCGCCTCGCCCTCAACGACGACCGCGTGAGGTTCTTCATCGGCGACGTGCGCGAGCCGCGCTCGCTGACGGGCGCGATGACCGGCGTGGAACTCGTGTTCAGCGCCGCCGCGCTCAAGCAGGTGCCCTCCTGCGAGTTCTACCCGATGGAAGCCGTGCGCACGAACATCCTCGGCACCGAGAACGTGCTCGACGCGGCGCTGGCGGCGGGCGTGAAGCGCGTCGTGGTGCTCTCCACCGACAAGGCGGTGTACCCGATCAATGCGATGGGCATCTCCAAGGCTATGGCCGAGAAGCTGGTCGTGGCCAAGTCGCGCGTCGTGCCGGAGGGCAGCACGGTGTACTGCGCCACGCGCTACGGCAACGTGATGGCCTCGCGCGGCTCGGTGATCCCGCTGTTCATCAAGCAGATCAAGGCCGGTGAGCCGATCACGGTGACCGACCCGCTGATGACGCGCTTCCTGATGTCGTTGGACGAGTCGGTGGAGCTGGTCGGGCACGCGTTCCAGCACGGGCGCTCGGGCGACCTCTTCGTCCAGAAGGCCCCCGCCAGCACGGTGGGCGACCTCGCCGAGGCGCTGATGCAGATCTTTGGCAAGCGCGTGCCCCTGCGGACGATCGGCACGCGGCACGGCGAGAAGCTGCACGAGACGCTCGTCTCGCGCGAAGAGCGCTCGCGCTCGGTGGAAGAAGGCCGCTACTTCCGGATCTCGCCCGACGACCGCGACCTCAACTACAAGAAGTACTTCGTCGAGGGCCAGCAGGAGGTGTCGGCGCTCGACGACTATACCTCGGCGAACACGGAACGCCTCGACGTCGCGGGCGTGGTGGACACGTTGATGCGCCTCGACTACGTGCGGGACGAACTCCATGCGTAA
- a CDS encoding dTDP-4-dehydrorhamnose reductase family protein produces the protein MRVLVIGATGMFGHACFEAFARDARFEAWGTMRSEGARAQFPEAARARLIAGVDAGDFGSIVRAFAKARPALVVNAVGIVKQLSSADDPLVALPLNSLFPHQLAQLCAAAGARMVHISTDCVFAGTRGGYTEADITDAKDLYGRSKAMGEVTAAPHVLTLRTSGIGRELGTQRGLVEWFLHAEGRVKGFTKAMYSGLPWVEISRVIRDVVVPRPELSGLYHLASAPISKYDLLRLVATEFRRQIEIVPDDGLVLDRTLDGSRFAAATGYHTPAWPALVAMMAQHR, from the coding sequence ATGCGAGTGTTGGTGATCGGTGCGACCGGGATGTTCGGGCACGCGTGTTTCGAGGCCTTTGCCCGCGATGCGCGCTTCGAGGCTTGGGGCACCATGCGGTCCGAGGGGGCGCGGGCCCAGTTTCCCGAGGCCGCGCGGGCGCGGCTGATCGCCGGCGTGGACGCGGGCGACTTCGGGTCCATCGTGCGCGCGTTCGCCAAGGCGCGGCCCGCGCTGGTGGTGAACGCCGTCGGCATCGTGAAGCAGCTCTCCAGCGCCGATGACCCCTTGGTGGCGCTGCCGCTGAACTCGCTGTTCCCGCACCAACTGGCGCAGCTCTGCGCCGCGGCAGGCGCGCGCATGGTGCACATCAGCACCGACTGCGTGTTCGCCGGTACGCGCGGCGGGTACACCGAGGCCGACATCACCGACGCCAAGGACCTCTACGGGCGCTCGAAGGCGATGGGCGAGGTCACAGCCGCGCCGCACGTGCTCACGCTGCGCACCTCGGGTATCGGCCGCGAGCTGGGCACCCAGCGCGGGCTCGTGGAGTGGTTCCTGCACGCCGAGGGCCGCGTGAAGGGCTTCACGAAGGCCATGTACTCGGGCCTGCCGTGGGTGGAGATCAGCCGCGTCATCCGTGACGTCGTGGTGCCGCGGCCGGAGCTCTCGGGGCTCTACCACCTCGCGTCGGCGCCGATCTCCAAGTACGACCTGCTGCGCCTCGTCGCGACCGAGTTCCGCAGGCAGATCGAGATCGTGCCCGACGACGGCCTGGTGCTCGACCGCACGCTCGACGGCTCGCGCTTCGCGGCGGCGACCGGGTACCACACGCCGGCCTGGCCGGCGCTCGTCGCGATGATGGCCCAGCACCGCTGA
- a CDS encoding NAD-dependent epimerase/dehydratase family protein, which translates to MRRILVTGSSGLIGSEMVEYFSSQGWEVHGVDNNARKTFFGEQGDTSWNRDRLVREVRGFTHHEASILDRDGITALVKDIAPDAVVHTAAQPSHDRAAAIPYLDFETNAVGTLNMLEAVRQHAIAAPFVHLSTNKVYGDAPNEIRMRELETRWDYDDPAYVEGIPETMRIDHSTHSIFGASKVAADVLVQEYGRYFGMHTACLRGGCLTGPAHSGVELHGFLSYLVRCNLEGRLYRIFGYKGKQVRDNIHSLDVARFVDAFLKRPRSAAVYNLGGGKANTISILEAFAVAESITGNPMKSEYVDQNRVGDHICYYSDLRRMRADYPEWDIRIGVKECMQQIVDAWRSRLS; encoded by the coding sequence ATGCGTCGTATTCTCGTGACTGGCTCGTCCGGTCTCATCGGCTCCGAGATGGTTGAGTACTTCTCCTCCCAAGGCTGGGAGGTCCACGGCGTCGACAACAACGCGCGAAAGACGTTCTTCGGTGAGCAGGGGGATACCTCCTGGAACCGCGACCGCTTGGTGCGCGAGGTCCGGGGGTTCACGCATCACGAAGCGTCCATCCTCGATCGCGACGGCATCACGGCGCTGGTGAAGGACATCGCGCCCGACGCGGTCGTGCACACGGCGGCCCAGCCCAGTCATGACCGTGCGGCGGCGATTCCGTACCTCGATTTCGAGACCAATGCCGTCGGCACGCTGAACATGTTGGAGGCGGTGCGGCAGCACGCGATCGCCGCGCCGTTCGTGCACCTCTCGACCAACAAGGTGTACGGCGACGCGCCGAATGAGATCCGCATGCGCGAGCTCGAGACGCGCTGGGACTACGACGATCCGGCATACGTGGAAGGCATCCCGGAGACGATGCGCATCGACCACTCGACGCATTCGATCTTCGGGGCGTCGAAGGTGGCGGCCGACGTGCTGGTGCAGGAGTACGGTCGCTACTTCGGCATGCACACGGCGTGCCTGCGCGGTGGCTGCCTGACCGGCCCCGCGCACTCGGGCGTGGAGCTGCACGGATTCCTCTCGTACCTCGTGCGCTGCAACCTCGAGGGGCGGTTGTATCGCATCTTCGGGTACAAGGGCAAGCAGGTGCGCGACAACATCCACAGCTTGGACGTGGCGCGCTTCGTGGACGCCTTCCTCAAGCGCCCGCGCAGCGCAGCCGTGTACAACCTCGGCGGCGGGAAGGCGAACACCATCTCGATCCTCGAGGCCTTCGCGGTCGCCGAGTCGATCACCGGCAATCCGATGAAGTCCGAGTACGTGGATCAGAACCGCGTCGGCGACCACATCTGCTACTACTCGGACCTGCGGCGCATGCGGGCCGATTATCCGGAGTGGGACATCCGCATCGGCGTGAAGGAGTGCATGCAGCAGATCGTCGACGCCTGGCGTTCGCGTCTCAGCTGA
- a CDS encoding MraY family glycosyltransferase translates to MTVAPSVGFAQLALVVVTAAVAFGLSTFLIPPLIRLAVRRSWLDVPTEARRVHKVPVPRLGGVAVVAAAGLTFAVTWFTVGPDTVIFRDAGLLPGLIIALSVVFITGLVDDLTDLSPRVKFGAQVIAAGVLVAAGFRIEAIALAAGMPALSLGWLSVPITMLWLVGITNAFNLIDGIDGLAGTVAVLALVVTIVADVLTHGWFPPLLSIALIGAVAGFLRHNLSPASIFLGDAGAMTLGLFIAARVTMASTSADGATYVVLPLFVLVLPLLDTGLAMGRRWLRGDPVSAADGRHIHHQLLALGLTTHQTVRVLGAAMLAFSLVGLVVVFAPPQLALALLVSTGILLCIGLLYLIRWLGYAEFGELGSSVAAGVRDVRSIIRDRILANEVAARIRTANTLEEVTGALEKLTDEVRLLDVQILEGDVHLHGPQRQQISPVDKLPVRLDYPCAWESNGKVQEVILRLWSTRPSPSGAHAIERIACRVGPALEEWLRTHAESAATAALSPRASRSERT, encoded by the coding sequence GTGACCGTCGCTCCGTCCGTTGGTTTCGCCCAGCTCGCCCTCGTCGTGGTCACGGCGGCGGTCGCGTTCGGCCTATCGACCTTCTTGATCCCGCCGCTCATCCGGTTGGCGGTCCGCCGCAGCTGGCTGGACGTCCCGACTGAGGCGCGCCGCGTGCACAAGGTGCCGGTGCCGCGGCTGGGCGGCGTGGCCGTCGTCGCAGCGGCCGGACTGACGTTCGCCGTCACGTGGTTCACCGTCGGGCCGGACACGGTCATCTTCCGCGACGCGGGACTGCTGCCCGGCTTGATCATCGCGCTCTCCGTGGTCTTCATCACGGGGCTGGTGGACGACCTCACGGACCTGTCGCCTCGCGTCAAGTTCGGCGCGCAGGTCATCGCGGCGGGCGTGCTCGTCGCGGCCGGATTCCGCATCGAGGCGATCGCGCTCGCGGCAGGCATGCCCGCGCTCAGCCTCGGTTGGCTGTCCGTCCCGATCACGATGCTGTGGCTGGTCGGCATCACCAACGCCTTCAATCTCATCGACGGCATCGACGGACTCGCCGGCACGGTGGCCGTGCTCGCGCTGGTCGTGACGATCGTCGCAGACGTCCTGACGCATGGCTGGTTCCCGCCCTTGCTCAGCATCGCGCTGATCGGCGCGGTGGCCGGCTTCCTGCGGCACAACCTCTCCCCGGCGTCCATCTTCCTCGGTGACGCCGGCGCGATGACCCTCGGGTTGTTCATCGCCGCGCGCGTGACGATGGCCAGCACCTCGGCCGATGGCGCGACCTATGTCGTGCTGCCGTTGTTCGTCCTCGTGCTGCCCCTGCTCGACACGGGTCTCGCCATGGGCCGCCGGTGGCTCCGCGGCGATCCCGTCTCGGCGGCCGATGGCCGACACATCCACCATCAGCTCCTCGCCCTCGGCCTCACGACGCACCAGACGGTCCGCGTGCTCGGGGCGGCCATGCTGGCGTTCTCCCTCGTAGGACTCGTCGTGGTGTTCGCGCCGCCGCAACTCGCGCTGGCGCTCTTGGTCTCCACCGGCATCCTGCTCTGCATCGGATTGCTCTACCTGATTCGCTGGTTGGGCTACGCCGAGTTCGGCGAACTCGGCTCGAGCGTGGCCGCCGGCGTGCGCGATGTGCGGTCGATCATCCGCGATCGCATCCTGGCCAATGAAGTCGCGGCGCGCATCCGCACGGCGAACACGCTCGAAGAGGTCACGGGCGCGCTCGAGAAGCTGACCGACGAGGTACGGCTGCTCGATGTCCAGATCCTCGAGGGCGACGTGCACCTGCACGGGCCGCAGCGCCAGCAGATCTCGCCGGTGGACAAACTGCCGGTCCGCTTGGACTATCCCTGCGCCTGGGAGTCCAACGGCAAGGTGCAGGAGGTGATTCTGCGCCTGTGGAGCACGAGGCCTTCGCCGTCGGGCGCACACGCCATCGAGCGGATCGCCTGCCGCGTCGGACCGGCGCTCGAAGAGTGGCTTCGCACCCACGCCGAGTCCGCAGCCACGGCGGCGCTGTCGCCTCGCGCGTCGCGCAGCGAGCGCACCTGA
- a CDS encoding type I phosphomannose isomerase catalytic subunit, which translates to MTSSLGLITFEPLLLEKPWGGTRLHALVGATPSATPVGEAWLCADLASTSATGAGGGAIRSVVAHGPWRGHSLADVMRDHAEAILGAPQPDADAPQFPLLFKLLDAERNLSVQVHPSAEYAAEHPGAFLKSEAWYILESRGGRCYAGLTDIASRAALLEAARAESLLPHLVTRDAAAGDAIMIPSGVVHALGAGLTVFEVQTASDTTYRLYDWSRETGLPSRALHLEESAAAARLDQQPRWSRAKDDAEPVVQTEHFTLYALRGASLPPLSALRDGGQGRRCLVVVPIGGAVTLRAGAESVSVPAQHAALVPAALERVELQRAGATEVLVTRVELP; encoded by the coding sequence ATGACTTCATCGCTCGGTCTCATCACCTTCGAGCCGCTCCTGCTGGAGAAGCCCTGGGGCGGCACGCGCCTGCATGCGCTTGTCGGCGCGACGCCGAGCGCCACGCCCGTGGGCGAGGCTTGGCTCTGCGCGGACCTCGCGTCCACCTCAGCCACCGGCGCCGGCGGTGGCGCCATTCGCTCCGTCGTGGCACACGGCCCATGGCGGGGCCACTCGCTGGCGGATGTGATGCGCGATCACGCCGAGGCCATCCTCGGCGCTCCCCAACCCGATGCCGACGCGCCGCAGTTCCCGCTGTTGTTCAAGCTGCTCGACGCTGAACGCAACCTGTCCGTGCAGGTGCATCCTTCGGCGGAGTACGCGGCGGAACATCCGGGCGCGTTTCTGAAATCCGAGGCGTGGTACATCCTGGAGTCGCGGGGCGGCCGCTGCTATGCAGGCCTGACGGATATCGCCTCGCGAGCGGCCTTGTTGGAGGCGGCCCGCGCTGAATCGCTGCTGCCGCACCTGGTGACGCGCGACGCAGCCGCCGGCGACGCGATCATGATTCCCTCGGGCGTGGTCCACGCGCTGGGGGCGGGGCTGACGGTGTTCGAGGTGCAGACGGCGTCAGATACGACGTACCGGCTTTACGACTGGAGCCGGGAGACGGGCCTGCCTTCGCGCGCCCTGCACCTCGAGGAGTCGGCGGCGGCCGCACGTCTGGACCAGCAGCCGCGCTGGTCACGCGCGAAGGACGATGCGGAGCCGGTGGTGCAGACGGAGCACTTCACGCTGTACGCGCTGCGCGGAGCGTCGCTGCCGCCGTTGTCCGCGCTGCGCGATGGCGGACAGGGCCGCCGCTGCCTCGTCGTGGTGCCGATCGGAGGGGCGGTCACGTTGCGAGCGGGCGCAGAGTCCGTGTCTGTCCCGGCGCAGCACGCGGCACTGGTGCCCGCGGCCCTCGAACGCGTGGAGTTGCAGCGCGCCGGAGCCACCGAGGTGCTGGTGACGCGCGTGGAGCTGCCCTAG
- a CDS encoding regulatory protein RecX: MATITKLREHPRKPGRFELELDAATTLTISLELIADLKLKVGRVLDEAEQRRLESSAQGIACYDKALATLGARARSEADLRRYLRTKEFTDEQITPAIERLTALGLLDDVAYARTFARARLAPSRGFGPRRVAAELARKGVARDIAERVLGEMALELEEQADDAAARGETLRSAVEVAAAKKLRSLQGLEPAVQQRRLYGFLARRGFSGAEIGTALRMLKHRD; this comes from the coding sequence ATGGCGACGATTACGAAGCTACGTGAGCACCCGCGAAAGCCCGGTCGCTTCGAACTCGAGCTTGACGCCGCCACTACGCTGACCATCAGCCTCGAATTGATTGCCGACCTCAAGCTCAAGGTCGGTCGCGTGCTTGACGAAGCGGAGCAGCGGCGCCTCGAATCCAGCGCCCAGGGCATCGCGTGTTACGACAAGGCGCTCGCCACCCTCGGTGCACGCGCGCGCAGCGAGGCGGATTTGCGGCGCTATCTGCGCACGAAAGAGTTCACGGACGAGCAGATCACGCCGGCCATCGAGAGGCTGACGGCGCTGGGGCTGCTTGATGATGTGGCGTACGCGCGGACCTTTGCGCGGGCGCGGTTGGCGCCGAGTCGGGGGTTCGGGCCGCGGCGGGTTGCGGCGGAGTTGGCGCGGAAGGGGGTCGCTCGTGATATCGCGGAGCGTGTGCTCGGTGAGATGGCGTTGGAACTTGAGGAGCAGGCCGATGACGCGGCAGCACGCGGGGAGACGCTGCGCTCAGCGGTCGAGGTAGCGGCAGCGAAGAAGCTGCGCAGTCTTCAGGGGTTGGAGCCGGCGGTGCAGCAGCGACGGCTGTATGGGTTCTTGGCTCGGCGGGGATTCAGTGGGGCCGAGATCGGCACGGCGCTGCGAATGCTCAAGCATCGGGACTGA